In Coraliomargarita sinensis, the genomic stretch AACCGGCGGAGTGAAATGCGGGCCAAGACCTCTGAAAAGACCTACGACGCGATCGCTGCAAAAATCAAGTCACTCGAGGACGAGATTAATCAAAACGAAGATGCCATCGTCGATTTCCAACGCAAAAATAATATAGTGTTCATACAGGAGCAGGGGTCTGCAGCCGGCACCTATCTTGCTGATCTTAAACGGCGACTCGCCGAATTGAAGACGGAGTCACGGACGCTATCATCGATCTCGGACAGTAGTGAAGTTGAGGAACTTATCTTGAAGGATGTTCCCACGCCGGACGACGGCTCCTCGGACGGGACCATTGTTTCCGCAATCGGCTCCAAGGAAGATAACGAAAAATACACCGAAGCGAAAAATCAACTCGATCAACTGAAGGCTGATTTGGAGGAGTTTGAAATTTACCTTAAGCCCAAGCATCCGAAAATTATCGGCCTCAAGGATCAAATCGAGCGCACTTCCAACCAACTGGAAATCCTGCGGAGACAAGCCTTTGAGCGAATCGGAGAGCGCAAGCTCGTGATCGAGCGCCGCATCGACAACCTGAATGATGAAATCGCGATTTGGGAGCAGAGTGCACTGGAGAACGGACGACTGATTGCCGAATTTGAGCGTCTGCAGTCCCGCCTCGAACGTTCCAAGGCCGCCTACGAACGCAACCAGGAAGCGCTTCGTGCCATCGACACAGGCCAGAGCCTGAGCCAGGAGACCGTGAGTGTCCTGGAAGACGCCAGCCCGGCCTATCCGGCCGGGCAGGGGACCGTCATCCGCCTCGCCGAGGGGGCGGCATATGGCATCGTCCTGGCGATCGGCGTACTCGCCCTGATCTCTTTTCTGGACAACCGGATTTTTTCCGCCGCAGATATTACGAATCATTTTGATGAGCCCCTCCTGGGTGCGATTCCTTTCGAAAAAAACCATGATGGGGATCATACCATGGTTCTTCTTCGGAAAAGCGATGAGCGCTATATCTTTGCGGAGGCATGCCGGAATTTGCGCACCTCTGTTTTCTTTATGGGGGACGAGTCATGGAAGCCGTCAGTTTTTGCCGTGACCAGTGCGGTGCCTTCTGAAGGAAAATCCACGGTTTCGGCAAATCTCGCGGTGGCCCTTTCGTTCTCCCACTCCAAAGTGCTTTTGGTCGATGCGGATTTGCGGAGAGGCCGCCTGCACAAGCTCATGAATTTGGATTTTGATGGTGGGCTGACGGACGTTCTCGAAGGCCGCAAAGAGATGGAAGAGGTGATTCAGCGCAGCACCTATGACAATCTGGATTTTGTCTCGATTGGCGGGCACCCTGACCACCCGGCCGAATTGTTAATGAGCGACTCAATGGAGCAGTTTATCAAACATGCGAGGGAGCACTACGATTTCATTGTATTTGATACGGCCCCGATTCTCGCGACAGACGACACGACTAGCTTTGCGCCCTTCGTGGATGCGGTCCTGTTTACCGTTCGCTGTTCGTACACGCATCTGCGACAAATCAAGCCGGCTATTGCGCGCCTGAAGGAGCGCAGCACGAATGTGGACGGCATCATTCTGAATTATGTCGATACCGCGCAGCCCGGTTATTACTACTATCGTTACTCGGAATATTACACGAGTACTCAGAAGCCGGAAGACAGCGTAAAATCTGTGGGAGGGGTCTAACCCGGACTTGGACTTAAGACTGACCATGGAAGGAGATCCCTGGAAAAAGAAAAGGCGCCGCAGTAAACAAAAGCGTCACCGCTCACATTCGCCCGGTGGCCGGAAGGGCCAGGCAAACATATCCGGTGAATACGCCAAAAGGCACAGCCGCAAAGATGTCGCGCCCACTTCCTCATTCGCATCGATTCAACCGTCGAGCGCACCAATAACGGTCGAGGTAAAGAAAGAACCACCTCCGGTTTGGCTTGGGTACCTGTTGGGTCTGGCCGGTGTGACGTTACTGATTTTGCTTGGAGGCGGGCACAACGTTTATGCCCTGGCGCTTTCGCTTCTTTTGCCGGGGGTAGCGCTGTTAGCTCATCCGCCCCAGCAGAGCCCGGGGCTATGGCTGGACCGTGCGGCGATTGCATTTCTCGCCTTTCTGCTGTTGGCTTTTGTCCCTTCGTTCTACTGGCCGGAGGCTGAGTGGCGAAGTGCTGCCCGGGATATTTTCCAGATCGAACTTCCCGCAAGTCTATCCGTTCAACCGTGGGGTAGCTTTGAAGCATGGGTCTCTGCTCTGGCAGGGTTTGCCTGGTTTTATGCAGCGAGTTCATGGAAGATCAATCATCAGGGCAGGCGGTCCTTTTATCTCGTGCTCTCTCTGGTGTTGGGCTTGCTGTCACTCGTCGTGCTATGGGGCAACATGTCCGGGGCAAAATATCCCAGTGCAGAGGACTCCACCGTTTTCAGCTTTTTCCCGAACCGTAACCAGACAGCCAATTTTCTAGCGGTCGGCGGTGTGGTGGCGTTCGGTTATGCCATGTGCGCCTTACGCTCCCGGAGGTTAACGCCGATTCTGGGTGTTATTGTTTCGGGACTTTGTTTCCTTGCGCTTGTATGGGGCATCTCACGTGCGGGTGTCCTGCTCTTTTTTACCGGGATAGTACTTGGGTACGTGCTGCAACTGGCCTGTGGGCGCATCCCCAGGGGAATCAAGCTCGGCTTCCCTCTTTTCCTGTTGGCGTTCAGTGTGTTTATTGTGAGCAACTCCCGGACCACGGAGCGGATTGTCGATTTCGCTGCATCTGCGGAAGGCTGGTCTGAAGAGTTCCGGGTACTGATGGCTAAAGATACCTGGGCCATGATTAAGAGTGCCCCGCTAGCCGGGCATGGGCTCGGGAGCTTCCCGGCAGTATTCCCCCAGTACCGGGAGCTCTCCGCGAACCATCAGCGTGCGGTGCATCCGGAGAGTGATGTGCTTTGGCTGACCGCGGAAACGGGGCTTCTTGGTTCGGCTCTTTTTCTCGGTTTCCTTGTCGCTTACCTGATTCGATGCCGAGGGCTGAGCCACGGGCCGAGTGGTGGCTACCGAATTGTTGCGATGGCTGCACTATTCGTTTTCTTGCTCCACTCTTTTGTCGATGTTTCCGGGCACCGCCCCGGCACCGTTTATTTTGCGATTCTAATCGCCGCCCTGGCATTGCCGCATGACAAAGCCCAGCTGCGGGCTTATCGCCCCCTGTTCTGGCGTGCCTGCGGTGCTTTCCTCGTCCTCGTCGGGTTGATGTGGGGACTGGGAGGCGTCACCGGGCTTCCATTGCATTCTTCAATCGCGGTGGAGCGCAAGGAATCCAGAATAGAGGAAAGCATCGAACTGGGCGACTACACAAACGGGTTGGACCATGTCGATAAGTGGATCGGGCAACGCCCACTCGATTGGCGTGCATATTTTCAGCGTGCCACACTGACTCTCTCCGAATCCGGTGCGCGTGCGCGTGCCGCTGCTGATTTTCGGCGCGCCCGATTTGTCGAACCAAATATTGGAGTGGTCGCGCTGGAGGAAGGCTATGCCTGGCTTGACTACGACCCAGAGCGAACGATTGCGGCCTGGCGTGAACTCTTTTCCCGGGAATTTGAAAACAGGGATTCCGTCTTCCGGCGTATTTTAAATACAGCCGAACGGAATCAGAAGCTTCTGGACGGGTTGGCCCGATTGTCGGACCTGTATCCTGAGTTTCGGGTTTATTTTCTCAACTTCCAGTCCGGGGACTTCCTGATGCAAGAACTGGCGCGTGATTTGAAAAATGATCCACGTCTATCACTGTATACGAGGGAACAACGCACCTCGATTCTTAAAAACTGGATACGACGGGGTGATCGTGAAGCGGCGAAGGAATTCCTCCAGGAAAATGCATCGGGCTTGAACCAATCGTGGTGGCTTTGGTCATTGCTGCACAAAGAGCAGGCAAAATTCGAATCTGCCGTGCAGTACATCCGCGGAGCACTCAATCCGCCCGAGTTACCTGAAGTTAAAGTAAAAGGCGTTCCCCTTGAGCGCCTGAAACGGGAGTTTTCCGTCGTTCCGGGTGATGTGATGAAGGGGACGGCCTTGCTTCACGTGTATATCGCTGAAGGTAATTTTCAGAAGGTTAGAGAGGTGGCCCAGACAATGATTTCCGCCCAAAGAGAGGTACCATTATATGTGCTTTATTGGCATGCCGAGAGCTACTTCCATCTGGAAGATTATATTGAGACCTGGTACGCCTATGAGCGTTACCTCAAGAAGCTCTGGGACGAGGATGAGTGATGGAGCCGTTGACCCGGGTGTATCGAACGCCCCAAGCCAACGGCCAGTTTATCAAGTACTCCTAAAAAGACTTCTGCCAACCTATGGTGATGATCGAGTCGGTCTCGAGCTGGTGACCGTTCAACTCCTGCCATAAGGGAAGGCGCAAGTCGGCCGAGACCCGGTGCCCTTTGATCCGGCCCGAGGGGCCCAGTAGGTTAAAGCCGAAGGTCACATCGACACGTTCGCCGCCGTAGTTGTCCTTAAAGGCGGTGGTCACGGATCGACCGTTCGGCCCCACGAGCCCGATGTCGTCCTGGCTTCCGTTCAGCTTACCGGTGTATTTGTAGCTAAGCCCTGAGTTTACGGCCAGCCAGTCCGTGAGGTTGTAACCGGTCCAGCCGAGGAGTTCGAAGACATGGCCCGAGCGGTAGTCGTTGTCGTTTTCACTCTCAAGACGAAGCGTGCCGTTGGCCTGCGCGCCCCAGGACCAGTCCTCAAACTGCTGGACGTAAGTGAGCGAAGGCAGCAGGTCGTAAGTGCCGGAGCCGAGCTGCATCGAGGCGGGGAGTTGGTTCGAATTGAATGTCGGCGGCATGCCGGGCCTAGGGGTGTTGTCTTTTTCGTCGATAGATCCCGTGGGCAGGCTTACGCCAAGGCCGAAATGAGCCTTGCGGTTGCCTTCCAGGTAAAAGCGATAAAGCGCGCTCAGCTTGATGTCGCCCCAGCCAGAGCTCTCGGTGGTGAAGTCATCACCGCCGACGACGTTTAACAGCATCCCGGGGGCCGCCGGGTTGATACGATGGTGCATCACGGTTTCGAGGTAGTTCGCCATCAGCATAACGGTTAACTGTTCCGTGGGCGCGTACATCAGTCCAAACATATGCATGTCCATCGACATTTCCGTGGGCGTTACGGTGTAGCCATCGTCAGCAGCGAAGACGTCTGTGGACGAGGCCCGAGTGGAGCCGTTGCGCATGCCGTCCATATCCATATGCATGTAGCGGTAGGAGAGCATCCAACCTCCTTTGGCGTGAGTATGGTCACCCATTACGGAAATGGGGGCGTGCCCGTCGGGACGGCTGATACTGTTGAGGTCGGCGGCGCAGCACGGGAAGAGTGGCGCCGGTGTTTCCGCCATGCAGGCGGCAGTGATAAAAGATAATAAGGCGATTTTAAATTTCATAGTTGTCGTGTGTACACGCGCAGCAACCGACCGCGGGCGGCGCGATAAATGGGAAGTTTAAAGACACCGCCTCACGGAGGCGGACTGGGGCCGACTAGGCCCGGCTTCGTGGCGGGGGTGTCGGCACGGGTTCGTTGAAGGAGTCGTATCGCCCGGACTCGATAATTGTATCCAATATACCACTACGAGGTTCGGGTACGCAAATCTCCCGTGAAAGTCCGAGCATCAGTTTCAGGCTCTGGTCGGTTTTGCTGCGTATGGGCGTTGAACCGCTATCTTTTTCTTCTTCGACGGCATCGATCAGGCGGCACATATGACAAGGCCGTTGGTCGCTGAAAGTCTCCTCGATGGCTTTCTCCAAAGACCCGTCCTGGGCATAACTGGCCACCATCCATGTCCAAGCCCCGAGCTGCAGAAGCGCAAGCGGGCCGACCGCCAGCCAGAGGCAGACGGCAAACAGGAGGGATTTTGCAAAACAATTAAGCAATGCAGTGGAGCTACTGGGTCCACGGAAGAAGACAAGCCAAAGCGGTCTTAGTCTTCCTCGAGCCAAAGCAGTTCGTAGGGGCCCAATGAACATTCGTTCTTCGTCGAGACCGTCTGCTGGGAGAAGACGTCTTTCAGGAAGTGGGCGATCCCTTCCTGCCTGAGAAAACTCAGGTCAACTGATCTCGGCTTTTCCGAAAAGTTGGCAATGACAATCAGATTACTCGCATCGTGCCAGCGCAGGTAAGCGAGCACATGCTCATCATCGACGGGCAGGAGTTGAAACTGGTTGCCGACCAATGCCGGGAGGGCTTTACGCATTTCCAGAATCTCTTTAAGCGAACGAAAAAGGCGTCCGGGAGTCGATTTTTTACCGCGATGCTTTTTGGGGATGTTCCAGTCCATGGCCGGGCGGTGCACCCAGCGGCTATCTTCGGCCTTCTCCGGGTCCTCCAAATAATCGTAGTCATTCAGCAGGCCCCATTCCTCGCCGAGGAAAATCAGAGGGATTCCGCCGATGCTGGCGAGTACGCCCTGCAGCATCCGAATTCTGCGCAGCGCCATTTCGCGCAGCTCTTTGTCGTCTTGCTCGGCGGCTTCCTCCAGTCCGGCCAGAGAGGCCATGGTCCCGGAGACGCGCATGTCCCCGGTATCGGTATTGTGCTGGAAGGGCACGCCCCGGGCAAAGGAGCCTTCAAATGCGCCGGTGTAAAAGTCGTTCAGGAATTTCCGGTGGCCGTCCGGATTGATCCCGACGGCCCAAGCATCGCCATTGTCAAAGGACCAGCCGATGTCGTCGTGCCCGCGCAGGTAGTTGACCCATGAGGTGCCGCGCGGTAATTGGTGGCGGTGGCTGAGTGACTGCTTCAAAAGCTTGGTCTGGCGAGTGGCGATACTTTCCCAGAGGAGGGCCATGAGTGTCGGGTTGTAGGAGATCTGGCATTCCTGGCGGTGGATGTATTTGGCCACCTCGTCGGGGTGGACGATCGCTTCTGACTTGAAGGCAAGCCCCGGCGCCGCGATCCGGCAGACGCTGTTGAAGGCCTGGATCAGGGTGTGGGCCTGCGGGAGGTTTTCGCAGTTGGTGCCCATTTGCTTCCAGATGAAAGCGACCGCATCGAGCCGGAGAATTTCGACGCCGGTGTTGGCCAGGAAGAGCATTTCGGCGGACATGGCTCGGAACACCTCGGGATTGGCATATTTCAGGTCCCACTGGAAGCTGTTGAAGGTGGTCCAGACCCAGCGCTGCAATTCTTC encodes the following:
- a CDS encoding GumC family protein — translated: MSDLFNDDNQAGKVDYAEILHKSIYRTKIVLKRFWWVLPVAVSLGVAYKAIESFLEAPNYRSNAQMMLSGRISLPENELYAEERANFFGTQIELMESSQVKSRAIERVKLTEPEVYESLEQKEEFLNEGLRSLKIAAEVKDDTSIFALSAITPDRKFSQEFLDAVMAEYINRRSEMRAKTSEKTYDAIAAKIKSLEDEINQNEDAIVDFQRKNNIVFIQEQGSAAGTYLADLKRRLAELKTESRTLSSISDSSEVEELILKDVPTPDDGSSDGTIVSAIGSKEDNEKYTEAKNQLDQLKADLEEFEIYLKPKHPKIIGLKDQIERTSNQLEILRRQAFERIGERKLVIERRIDNLNDEIAIWEQSALENGRLIAEFERLQSRLERSKAAYERNQEALRAIDTGQSLSQETVSVLEDASPAYPAGQGTVIRLAEGAAYGIVLAIGVLALISFLDNRIFSAADITNHFDEPLLGAIPFEKNHDGDHTMVLLRKSDERYIFAEACRNLRTSVFFMGDESWKPSVFAVTSAVPSEGKSTVSANLAVALSFSHSKVLLVDADLRRGRLHKLMNLDFDGGLTDVLEGRKEMEEVIQRSTYDNLDFVSIGGHPDHPAELLMSDSMEQFIKHAREHYDFIVFDTAPILATDDTTSFAPFVDAVLFTVRCSYTHLRQIKPAIARLKERSTNVDGIILNYVDTAQPGYYYYRYSEYYTSTQKPEDSVKSVGGV
- a CDS encoding O-antigen ligase family protein; the protein is MEGDPWKKKRRRSKQKRHRSHSPGGRKGQANISGEYAKRHSRKDVAPTSSFASIQPSSAPITVEVKKEPPPVWLGYLLGLAGVTLLILLGGGHNVYALALSLLLPGVALLAHPPQQSPGLWLDRAAIAFLAFLLLAFVPSFYWPEAEWRSAARDIFQIELPASLSVQPWGSFEAWVSALAGFAWFYAASSWKINHQGRRSFYLVLSLVLGLLSLVVLWGNMSGAKYPSAEDSTVFSFFPNRNQTANFLAVGGVVAFGYAMCALRSRRLTPILGVIVSGLCFLALVWGISRAGVLLFFTGIVLGYVLQLACGRIPRGIKLGFPLFLLAFSVFIVSNSRTTERIVDFAASAEGWSEEFRVLMAKDTWAMIKSAPLAGHGLGSFPAVFPQYRELSANHQRAVHPESDVLWLTAETGLLGSALFLGFLVAYLIRCRGLSHGPSGGYRIVAMAALFVFLLHSFVDVSGHRPGTVYFAILIAALALPHDKAQLRAYRPLFWRACGAFLVLVGLMWGLGGVTGLPLHSSIAVERKESRIEESIELGDYTNGLDHVDKWIGQRPLDWRAYFQRATLTLSESGARARAAADFRRARFVEPNIGVVALEEGYAWLDYDPERTIAAWRELFSREFENRDSVFRRILNTAERNQKLLDGLARLSDLYPEFRVYFLNFQSGDFLMQELARDLKNDPRLSLYTREQRTSILKNWIRRGDREAAKEFLQENASGLNQSWWLWSLLHKEQAKFESAVQYIRGALNPPELPEVKVKGVPLERLKREFSVVPGDVMKGTALLHVYIAEGNFQKVREVAQTMISAQREVPLYVLYWHAESYFHLEDYIETWYAYERYLKKLWDEDE
- a CDS encoding transporter, which produces MKFKIALLSFITAACMAETPAPLFPCCAADLNSISRPDGHAPISVMGDHTHAKGGWMLSYRYMHMDMDGMRNGSTRASSTDVFAADDGYTVTPTEMSMDMHMFGLMYAPTEQLTVMLMANYLETVMHHRINPAAPGMLLNVVGGDDFTTESSGWGDIKLSALYRFYLEGNRKAHFGLGVSLPTGSIDEKDNTPRPGMPPTFNSNQLPASMQLGSGTYDLLPSLTYVQQFEDWSWGAQANGTLRLESENDNDYRSGHVFELLGWTGYNLTDWLAVNSGLSYKYTGKLNGSQDDIGLVGPNGRSVTTAFKDNYGGERVDVTFGFNLLGPSGRIKGHRVSADLRLPLWQELNGHQLETDSIITIGWQKSF
- a CDS encoding alpha-amylase family glycosyl hydrolase — protein: MPEIDFAYEAERSLRRIRPKILDRIERSESSRFSFEERVEVIDARLAEHWERLFMLLHQLYGNHYDFFFYLENILLTAIDCWLNRPDDLYDLDIRRENDPGWYLSNNMAGGSLYVDLFSGDLPRLREKIPYFQELGLSYVHLMPLYASRAGNSDGGYAISDYRAVDPKLGTLEDLQLLAADFRAAGISLVLDFVFNHTSDDHEWAIQAREGDREHLDYYHTYPDRTIPDQYEQHLREIFPTVRRGNFTWHEELQRWVWTTFNSFQWDLKYANPEVFRAMSAEMLFLANTGVEILRLDAVAFIWKQMGTNCENLPQAHTLIQAFNSVCRIAAPGLAFKSEAIVHPDEVAKYIHRQECQISYNPTLMALLWESIATRQTKLLKQSLSHRHQLPRGTSWVNYLRGHDDIGWSFDNGDAWAVGINPDGHRKFLNDFYTGAFEGSFARGVPFQHNTDTGDMRVSGTMASLAGLEEAAEQDDKELREMALRRIRMLQGVLASIGGIPLIFLGEEWGLLNDYDYLEDPEKAEDSRWVHRPAMDWNIPKKHRGKKSTPGRLFRSLKEILEMRKALPALVGNQFQLLPVDDEHVLAYLRWHDASNLIVIANFSEKPRSVDLSFLRQEGIAHFLKDVFSQQTVSTKNECSLGPYELLWLEED